TGGAACCAGTACGAAGATGCGCTCAATCGCGCGTGGATGGTCTATGGCGTACCGCCGGAAATCATCGTCGGCATTATTGGCGTGGAAACGCGCTGGGGCCGTGTAATGGGCAAAACCCGTATTCTGGATGGTCTGGCGACGCTGGCCTTTGCTTATCCGCGCCGCGCGCAATACTTTGCCAGCGAACTGGAAACCTTCCTGCTGATGGCGCGCGATGAGAGTGATGATCCGCTCGATTTGAAAGGTTCTTTCGCCGGAGCAATGGGTTACGGCCAGTTTATGCCTTCCTCCTATAAAGAGTTTGCCGTTGATTTTAATGGTGATGGTCACATCAACCTGTGGGATCCGGTCGATGCCATCGGCAGCGTGGCGAACTACTTCAAACAGCACGGCTGGGTGAAAGGCGATCTGGTGGCCGTTCCGGCCAACGGCCAGGCGCCGGGGCTGGAGAATGGCTTTAAAACCAACTACAGCGTCGGACAGCTGGCGGCGGCAGGTTTAACGCCGCAGCAGCCGCTGGGCAATCATCAACAGGCCAGCCTGCTGCGCCTGGATATTGGTACTGGTTATGAATACTGGTACGGGTTGCCGAACTTCTACACCATCACCCGCTATAACCACAGCACCCACTACGCGATGGCGGTCTGGCAGCTCGGCCAGGCTGTAGCGTTAGCGCGCGTGCGCTGATCCCTTCCCCTTCTGCGGGCTGTCTCTTATACACAAATCCCTGATGTGGTCGTCAGGGATTTTTTTGAACCTGACACGGGCAACGCCGGACATCCGCAAAAGAATTATCTGATTTAAAATTTTATCCTCCCCATATTTGCGAGCGCTATCACGTTAATTAGCGTGAAAAGTGTGATCTGCGCTGGAAATATCTCTTAGATTCCCCTTCTTGTCTTATTCTCTGTCCGGAAGGCAGGACACGATTTAGTATTGTCGTTATTTCAATGCCCTCTTATATTTATCATCACGGATTGCAAGTGGAGCTTATGTGTTCAGAGCTTCTTAATTATTTTTAATCTGCGTAAGGGTAAATAATGCAAATGATTACCTCGCGACAAAACAGATTATTGAAATTCCTTCTTCCACGAAGGGAATTTATTACCTTGTTAAAAATCGCTGAATACTTAAATGTTTCGGAAAAAACCATTCAACGCGATTTCCGAATGCTGGAGCCGTGGCTAGCAGAATGGAGTATTCGCATAAATAAACGTGCCGGTGCCGGGGTCATGTTAAGCGCAGATAATATAACGGACCTGTTGCATCTTGAGCAGCTACTTAGTGTGGAAGGTGACGATACCGATGGCATGATGAACAATTCCCGGCGAGTGAAAATAGCCTCACAATTATTAAGCGAAACGCCACATGAAACGTCCATCAGCAAATTGTCAGAACGCTATTTTATCAGCAATGCTTCAATCGTTAACGATCTGAAAGTGATTGAATCCTGGATTGCTCCGCTGGGATTGACGTTGATTCGTAGCCAGAGCGGAACGCATATCGAAGGCAGCGAAAGTAGTGTGCGTCAGGCAATGGCATCGCTGATTAATGGCATCATTAACCATAACGAACCGGGCAGCGTGATCTATTCCCGCCTCGACCCGGGAAGTTATAACGCGCTGGTCCATTATTTTGGCGAAGAAGACGTTTTATTCGTTCAGTCATTATTACAGGAGATGGAAAACGATCTCTGCTGGTCGCTGGGCGAGCCGTATTACGTCAATATTTTTACTCATATCCTGATCATGATGTACCGTATTACGCGCGGCAATGCGCTGCCGAAAAAGGACGATAACGCCAGCGTCTTCGATGAAAACATCTTTTCTGTTGCCAGCCGCATGATTCAGCGTATCGAAACACGCATTGCCCATCCGCTGCCGGAAGACGAAGTTTGGTTTATTTATCAATATATTATCTCTTCCGGTGTGGTCATCGAAGAGCATAACGACGTCAGCGTGATTGGCCATATGCACTCCAGCGATGAGGCCCGGCTGATTACCTGCCGGCTTATCGCAACCTTCGCCGATATGGTCGACAGTGATTTTAGCCAGGACATCGCGCTGTACGACGGGCTACTGATTCACATTAAGCCATTGATTAACCGTCTCAATTACCAGATTTGCATTCGTAACCCGCTGCTGGACGATATCAAAGGCGAGTTACAGGACGTCTGGCGGCTGACCCAGTGTGCGGTGAACCGGGTGTTCAGCGGCTGGGGCGAGCAGGCGGTATCGGAAGATGAAGTCGGCTATTTAACCGTGCATTTCCAGGCGGCGATGGAGCGACAGATTGCCCGTAAGCGCGTACTGCTGGTCTGTTCGACGGGTGTCGGAACCTCGCATCTGCTGAAAAGCCGCATTCTGCGCGCCTTCCCGGACTGGACCATCGTTGGCGTGGTTTCTGCGGGGAGCTTGCCGTCGGTACTGACAGAAGATATTGAACTGGTT
Above is a genomic segment from Kosakonia radicincitans DSM 16656 containing:
- the mltB gene encoding lytic murein transglycosylase B, coding for MLKRYYAALLPAFVVLCACSSKPQLAETPQTVSPKPSGGFLLEPQHSVVMTGGDFANNPAAEQFIDMMVSKHGFDRQQLHEILSQAKRLDYVLRLMDKQAPIYTGPTGPNGAWLRYRKQFITPDNVQNGVAFWNQYEDALNRAWMVYGVPPEIIVGIIGVETRWGRVMGKTRILDGLATLAFAYPRRAQYFASELETFLLMARDESDDPLDLKGSFAGAMGYGQFMPSSYKEFAVDFNGDGHINLWDPVDAIGSVANYFKQHGWVKGDLVAVPANGQAPGLENGFKTNYSVGQLAAAGLTPQQPLGNHQQASLLRLDIGTGYEYWYGLPNFYTITRYNHSTHYAMAVWQLGQAVALARVR
- a CDS encoding BglG family transcription antiterminator → MQMITSRQNRLLKFLLPRREFITLLKIAEYLNVSEKTIQRDFRMLEPWLAEWSIRINKRAGAGVMLSADNITDLLHLEQLLSVEGDDTDGMMNNSRRVKIASQLLSETPHETSISKLSERYFISNASIVNDLKVIESWIAPLGLTLIRSQSGTHIEGSESSVRQAMASLINGIINHNEPGSVIYSRLDPGSYNALVHYFGEEDVLFVQSLLQEMENDLCWSLGEPYYVNIFTHILIMMYRITRGNALPKKDDNASVFDENIFSVASRMIQRIETRIAHPLPEDEVWFIYQYIISSGVVIEEHNDVSVIGHMHSSDEARLITCRLIATFADMVDSDFSQDIALYDGLLIHIKPLINRLNYQICIRNPLLDDIKGELQDVWRLTQCAVNRVFSGWGEQAVSEDEVGYLTVHFQAAMERQIARKRVLLVCSTGVGTSHLLKSRILRAFPDWTIVGVVSAGSLPSVLTEDIELVVSTINLPAIALPVVYVTAFFNDADIKRVTETIITEKLHRATSLVVEH